The Salmo salar chromosome ssa06, Ssal_v3.1, whole genome shotgun sequence genome window below encodes:
- the LOC106607325 gene encoding G patch domain-containing protein 8 isoform X4: MGMGRMEMELDVAEDATEKRKVLEVEKEVTEELQQKYKDQVEKEKAIAKALEDLRANFYCELCEKQYQKHQEFDNHINSYDHAHKQRLKELKQREFARNVSSRSRKGGKKQEKRLRRLHELAEQRKQQNRTPGSGPMFKPTTVAVDGEKGEDGNAVTHEYVPPADTAMEGLSGEEKSSGGQASPKPATTISFSLGKSSSSPAGASKVSVSFSFAKKPPVKLETVAAVFAKLHQDDEEEEGGQEEGGEKAAGQEETSGCSTESPKGGGGGNGTAGPEEEEEEQQEEEQLHQEQPEQEEEDDGASLASTLNKLKMMMKKEEGWAGQEPEYYHYIPPTHCRVKPRFQFLVFMKATDQCEIREQEDEEEVEEKKTEKVVAEVSEQPKATECKSEEPEKTPAAPVIEPTPTPTSPKLKTEEASASLTDPPPTTAPTVVPDSKQEAPVPEPNSGPKIPNGPFFLVLSKDESTTLQWPSELLDFTKAQPALSYSCNPLYFDFKLSRNKGARAGRAAKSSKPAGEVAEKKTNPEAAAAVNEGNAAAATTTPGPSTDNTDKEQPSLKIEGSQGETEEQKLQSSTSGAKKKKKKKKKKHKKSGKGSKRKEKEKGAVVDGDAETEILGEKIKKKKKHKRKKSKNKGEEGGGSDKEKPKEEKAVAATVASAPPTPAGSATGAEPGKRKRPAKEALQKSGAEEGGAGKGSDEAKPSDEHNGTKRLKTDPSAPPSASCSSSAQKSPGPGRPPSSESEEEGGGGSASRSSRRRSTPREGRRHQSDDSGRSRSRSSRRGDGRGSSRRRHRGQASRSQSDSSSSERSSSAYSRRSRSYSDSYSDDSDGGRHRRHSKRSSDSEYDRRGSGGRRRSRRRHYSSSSSEDSRSRSRSHSRRKRHQRRDRSSSRSSSSRSRSSSARSWRRSYSRSSASRSSSSTKGSPHRGRGGQGDHRGRADSATRRRDFNRSCIYRSQSPRSASSRAPNRNSSSQSQRAGGSRGEGGGDQRNSSSHFTARQLLDKIQSRKGSDVPTTGTKSGAKIKDPPSGYFGPKLPPALGNKSMLPLFGKLQAGKKFPAIPLTRPDGGEKSSAGKGSDAGGEVILMEPIREFPPPPPPQPAHKKVEETVVVVQEARHLTLDTRVLHEPRPLFHQEPSMLMPPYQGEPGQDPSQNPMMEPLMPDMQQQPPPMHAYPNYPPPSLEEEDMGVEAEENSLAPLESQPITFTPEEMEKYGKLQQAAQQHIQQQLLAKHIKTFPSAAAAQAAANMAAAANHLQPAPPPPQQQMIQIHQPAVSAASATSITTVQHLIQQHHAAQAAAMGIHPHGPHPHPQLAQVHHIPQHHLTPISLSHLGHSLGHTLGHQLGVGHAGLIPAHHTAFLSGQPIHIIPASALHHHSPLALHHIPHSSLYPTLFAPRHSNAAAAAALQLHPFLHPIFSGQDLQHPPNHGS; this comes from the exons CGGCTTAAGGAGCTGAAGCAGAGGGAGTTTGCGAGAAATGTGTCATCACGCTCACGGAAGGGTGGGAAGAAGCAGGAGAAGCGGCTACGCAGGCTGCATGAGCTGGCTGAGCAGAGGAAACAGCAGAACCG TACCCCGGGAAGTGGTCCAATGTTCAAACCCACCACCGTGGCAGTAGACGGGGAGAAGGGTGAAGACGGGAATGCTGTAACCCACGAGTATGTTCCACCTGCAGACACTGCCATGGAGGGCTTGTCAGGGGAGGAGAAGAGCAGTGGGGGTCAGGCCTCCCCCAAACCAGCCACCACCATCAGCTTCTCCCTGGGGAAGAGCAGCTCATCCCCGGCCGGGGCCTCCAAGGTCAGCGTGTCCTTCTCCTTCGCCAAGAAACCCCCGGTGAAGCTGGAGACGGTCGCAGCAGTGTTCGCTAAACTCCATCAggatgacgaggaggaggaggggggacaggaggagggaggggagaaggccGCGGGACAGGAGGAGACCTCCGGCTGCAGCACCGAGAGCCccaagggaggaggaggggggaatggaacagcagggccggaggaggaggaggaggagcagcaggaggaggagcaacTACATCAAGAACAACCAGAGCAGGAGGAAGAAGATGATGGCGCCTCCCTAGCCTCCACCCTCAACAAGctgaagatgatgatgaagaaGGAGGAAGGCTGGGCCGGCCAGGAGCCTGAGTACTACCACTACATCCCACCAACCCACTGCAGAGTCAAACCCCGCTTCCAGTTCCTGGTGTTCATGAAGGCCACAGACCAGTGTGAGATCAGGGAGcaagaagatgaagaagaggtGGAAGAGAAGAAGACCGAGAAGGTGGTAGCAGAGGTTTCTGAGCAGCCAAAAGCTACTGAGTGCAAATCAGAGGAGCCAGAGAAGACTCCTGCAGCTCCAGTCATAGAGCCCACTCCTACTCCCACATCACCTAAACTGAAGACTGAAGAGGCCTCTGCCAGCTTAACAGACCCCCCTCCCACAACAGCCCCCACTGTAGTACCAGACAGCAAGCAGGAGGCCCCAGTCCCAGAGCCCAACTCGGGCCCCAAAATCCCCAACGGCCCCTTCTTCCTGGTCCTGAGCAAAGACGAGAGCACCACTCTGCAGTGGCCCTCGGAGCTGCTGGATTTTACCAAGGCTCAGCCCGCCCTCTCTTACAGCTGCAACCCCCTGTACTTCGACTTCAAACTGTCCCGCAACAAAGGGGCCCGTGCTGGACGAGCAGCAAAGTCCTCCAAGCCCGCTGGTGAAGTAGCTGAGAAAAAAACCAATCCTGAAGCAGCTGCTGCAGTCAATGAGGGGAatgctgctgctgccaccaccacccctGGGCCCAGCACTGACAACACTGATAAGGAGCAGCCCTCCTTAAAAATAGAGGGTTCCCAAGGGGAGACTGAGGAGCAAAAGCTACAGAGTAGCACAAGCGGagccaagaagaagaagaaaaagaagaagaagaagcataaGAAATCTGGCAAAGGCTCCAAGCGCAAAGAAAAAGAGAAGGGAGCCGTAGTGGACGGGGACGCGGAAACTGAGATCCTAGGAGAGAAAatcaaaaagaagaaaaaacacaAACGAAAGAAGAGCAAAAACAAAGGTGAAGAGGGAGGTGGTAGTGATAAGGAAAAGCCTAAAGAGGAAAAAGCAGTAGCCGCAACGGTTGCTAGTGCTCCCCCAACACCAGCAGGATCTGCTACAGGAGCGGAACCAGGGAAGAGGAAACGACCAGCCAAAGAAGCACTTCAGAAGTCCGGGGCAGAGGAAGGTGGGGCAGGGAAAGGCTCTGACGAGGCCAAGCCCTCTGACGAGCACAACGGCACCAAGCGTCTGAAGACAGACCCCAGCGCCCCACCCAGCGCTTCCTGCTCCTCCTCGGCCCAGAAGAGCCCCGGGCCAGGCAGACCACCCAGCAGTGAGAGTGAGGAGGAAGGAGGTGGAGGCTCAGCTTCCCGATCCAGCCGCCGCAGGTCCACGCCCCGGGAGGGGCGCCGGCACCAGAGCGACGACTCCGGCCGCTCCCGAAGCCGCTCGTCGCGTCGGGGAGACGGGCGAGGGAGCAGCCGGCGGCGGCACCGCGGCCAGGCCTCCCGTAGCCAGTCAGACTCCAGCAGCTCGGAGCGCTCCTCGAGCGCCTACAGCCGGCGCAGCCGCAGCTACTCAGACAGTTACAGTGACGACAGTGACGGGGGGCGCCACCGGAGACACTCTAAACGCTCCTCTGACTCCGAGTACGATCGACGGGGGAGCGGCGGGCGGCGGCGCTCCAGAAGACGTCACTACTCTTCCTCGTCCTCGGAGGACTCTCGCTCTCGCTCACGCAGCCACAGCCGCAGGAAGAGGCACCAGCGGCGGGACCGGAGCAGCTCTCGGAGCTCTAGCAGCAGGAGCCGCAGCAGCAGCGCCAGGTCGTGGAGACGCAGCTACAGCCGCAGCTCAGCCAGCCGCTCCTCCAGCTCCACCAAGGGCTCCCCTCACCGGGGTCGTGGAGGCCAGGGGGACCACAGGGGCCGGGCAGACAGTGCCACACGGCGCCGAGACTTCAACCGCTCCTGCATCTACCGTTCCCAGTCCCCCCGCTCTGCCTCATCACGAGCCCCAAACCGCAACAGCAGCTCCCAGAGCCAGAGGGCAGGGGGGTCccggggagaaggagggggagaccaGAGGAACTCTTCCTCACACTTCACCGCCCGCCAGCTTCTGGATAAGATCCAGTCCAGGAAGGGATCTGATGTCCCAACCACAGGGACCAAGTCTGGCGCCAAGATCAAGGACCCACCATCGGGCTACTTTGGGCCCAAACTGCCTCCAGCTCTGGGCAATAAGTCCATGCTGCCCCTGTTCGGTAAGCTGCAGGCAGGGAAGAAATTCCCTGCGATCCCCCTGACCCGGCCCGATGGTGGAGAGAAGTCATCAGCAGGGAAAGGTTCAGATGCCGGAGGAGAGGTCATCCTGATGGAGCCCATCCGGGAGTTCCCCCCACCGCCTCCCCCTCAACCAGCTCATAAGAAGGTGGAGGAGACGGTAGTAGTAGTCCAGGAGGCCCGCCACCTCACCCTGGACACGCGGGTACTTCATGAGCCCCGGCCGCTGTTCCATCAGGAACCCTCCATGCTGATGCCCCCATACCAGGGTGAGCCGGGACAGGACCCCTCCCAGAACCCCATGATGGAGCCCCTCATGCCCGACATGCAGCAGCAGCCACCCCCCATGCACGCCTACCCCAACTACCCCCCGCCCagcctggaggaggaggacatgggTGTGGAGGCAGAGGAGAACAGTCTGGCCCCGCTGGAGAGCCAGCCCATCACCTTCACCCCAGAGGAGATGGAGAAGTACGGCAAGCTGCAGCAGGCCGCCCAGCAGCACATCCAGCAGCAGCTCCTGGCCAAGCACATCAAGACCTTCCCCTCAGCCGCAGCAGCACAGGCTGCAGCAAACATGGCTGCAGCAGCGAACCATCTGCAGCCGGCACCCCCTCCCCCCCAGCAGCAGATGATCCAGATCCACCAGCCTGCCGTGTCTGCAGCCTCGGCTACCTCCATCACCACAGTACAACACCTCATCCAGCAGCACCATGCTGCTCAGGCTGCAGCCATGGGCATCCACCCACACGGCCCCCACCCGCACCCCCAGTTAGCCCAGGTCCACCACATCCCCCAGCATCACCTCACCCCCATCTCCCTGTCTCACCTGGGACACTCTCTGGGCCACACTCTGGGCCACCAGCTGGGAGTGGGACACGCTGGACTGATCCCTGCCCATCACACGGCCTTCCTCTCTGGCCAGCCCATACACATTATCCCAGCCTCAGCACTTCATCACCACAGCCCCTTAGCACTCCACCACATACCACACTCATCCCTCTACCCAACGCTGTTCGCCCCCCGGCACTCTAACGCCGCTGCGGCAGCCGCACTGCAGCTCCACCCCTTCCTGCACCCCATCTTCTCAGGGCAGGACCTCCAGCACCCCCCTAACCACGGCTCCTGA
- the LOC106607325 gene encoding G patch domain-containing protein 8 isoform X3, whose product MQGRTDPVPIILKYDVMGMGRMEMELDVAEDATEKRKVLEVEKEVTEELQQKYKDQVEKEKAIAKALEDLRANFYCELCEKQYQKHQEFDNHINSYDHAHKQRLKELKQREFARNVSSRSRKGGKKQEKRLRRLHELAEQRKQQNRTPGSGPMFKPTTVAVDGEKGEDGNAVTHEYVPPADTAMEGLSGEEKSSGGQASPKPATTISFSLGKSSSSPAGASKVSVSFSFAKKPPVKLETVAAVFAKLHQDDEEEEGGQEEGGEKAAGQEETSGCSTESPKGGGGGNGTAGPEEEEEEQQEEEQLHQEQPEQEEEDDGASLASTLNKLKMMMKKEEGWAGQEPEYYHYIPPTHCRVKPRFQFLVFMKATDQCEIREQEDEEEVEEKKTEKVVAEVSEQPKATECKSEEPEKTPAAPVIEPTPTPTSPKLKTEEASASLTDPPPTTAPTVVPDSKQEAPVPEPNSGPKIPNGPFFLVLSKDESTTLQWPSELLDFTKAQPALSYSCNPLYFDFKLSRNKGARAGRAAKSSKPAGEVAEKKTNPEAAAAVNEGNAAAATTTPGPSTDNTDKEQPSLKIEGSQGETEEQKLQSSTSGAKKKKKKKKKKHKKSGKGSKRKEKEKGAVVDGDAETEILGEKIKKKKKHKRKKSKNKGEEGGGSDKEKPKEEKAVAATVASAPPTPAGSATGAEPGKRKRPAKEALQKSGAEEGGAGKGSDEAKPSDEHNGTKRLKTDPSAPPSASCSSSAQKSPGPGRPPSSESEEEGGGGSASRSSRRRSTPREGRRHQSDDSGRSRSRSSRRGDGRGSSRRRHRGQASRSQSDSSSSERSSSAYSRRSRSYSDSYSDDSDGGRHRRHSKRSSDSEYDRRGSGGRRRSRRRHYSSSSSEDSRSRSRSHSRRKRHQRRDRSSSRSSSSRSRSSSARSWRRSYSRSSASRSSSSTKGSPHRGRGGQGDHRGRADSATRRRDFNRSCIYRSQSPRSASSRAPNRNSSSQSQRAGGSRGEGGGDQRNSSSHFTARQLLDKIQSRKGSDVPTTGTKSGAKIKDPPSGYFGPKLPPALGNKSMLPLFGKLQAGKKFPAIPLTRPDGGEKSSAGKGSDAGGEVILMEPIREFPPPPPPQPAHKKVEETVVVVQEARHLTLDTRVLHEPRPLFHQEPSMLMPPYQGEPGQDPSQNPMMEPLMPDMQQQPPPMHAYPNYPPPSLEEEDMGVEAEENSLAPLESQPITFTPEEMEKYGKLQQAAQQHIQQQLLAKHIKTFPSAAAAQAAANMAAAANHLQPAPPPPQQQMIQIHQPAVSAASATSITTVQHLIQQHHAAQAAAMGIHPHGPHPHPQLAQVHHIPQHHLTPISLSHLGHSLGHTLGHQLGVGHAGLIPAHHTAFLSGQPIHIIPASALHHHSPLALHHIPHSSLYPTLFAPRHSNAAAAAALQLHPFLHPIFSGQDLQHPPNHGS is encoded by the exons CGGCTTAAGGAGCTGAAGCAGAGGGAGTTTGCGAGAAATGTGTCATCACGCTCACGGAAGGGTGGGAAGAAGCAGGAGAAGCGGCTACGCAGGCTGCATGAGCTGGCTGAGCAGAGGAAACAGCAGAACCG TACCCCGGGAAGTGGTCCAATGTTCAAACCCACCACCGTGGCAGTAGACGGGGAGAAGGGTGAAGACGGGAATGCTGTAACCCACGAGTATGTTCCACCTGCAGACACTGCCATGGAGGGCTTGTCAGGGGAGGAGAAGAGCAGTGGGGGTCAGGCCTCCCCCAAACCAGCCACCACCATCAGCTTCTCCCTGGGGAAGAGCAGCTCATCCCCGGCCGGGGCCTCCAAGGTCAGCGTGTCCTTCTCCTTCGCCAAGAAACCCCCGGTGAAGCTGGAGACGGTCGCAGCAGTGTTCGCTAAACTCCATCAggatgacgaggaggaggaggggggacaggaggagggaggggagaaggccGCGGGACAGGAGGAGACCTCCGGCTGCAGCACCGAGAGCCccaagggaggaggaggggggaatggaacagcagggccggaggaggaggaggaggagcagcaggaggaggagcaacTACATCAAGAACAACCAGAGCAGGAGGAAGAAGATGATGGCGCCTCCCTAGCCTCCACCCTCAACAAGctgaagatgatgatgaagaaGGAGGAAGGCTGGGCCGGCCAGGAGCCTGAGTACTACCACTACATCCCACCAACCCACTGCAGAGTCAAACCCCGCTTCCAGTTCCTGGTGTTCATGAAGGCCACAGACCAGTGTGAGATCAGGGAGcaagaagatgaagaagaggtGGAAGAGAAGAAGACCGAGAAGGTGGTAGCAGAGGTTTCTGAGCAGCCAAAAGCTACTGAGTGCAAATCAGAGGAGCCAGAGAAGACTCCTGCAGCTCCAGTCATAGAGCCCACTCCTACTCCCACATCACCTAAACTGAAGACTGAAGAGGCCTCTGCCAGCTTAACAGACCCCCCTCCCACAACAGCCCCCACTGTAGTACCAGACAGCAAGCAGGAGGCCCCAGTCCCAGAGCCCAACTCGGGCCCCAAAATCCCCAACGGCCCCTTCTTCCTGGTCCTGAGCAAAGACGAGAGCACCACTCTGCAGTGGCCCTCGGAGCTGCTGGATTTTACCAAGGCTCAGCCCGCCCTCTCTTACAGCTGCAACCCCCTGTACTTCGACTTCAAACTGTCCCGCAACAAAGGGGCCCGTGCTGGACGAGCAGCAAAGTCCTCCAAGCCCGCTGGTGAAGTAGCTGAGAAAAAAACCAATCCTGAAGCAGCTGCTGCAGTCAATGAGGGGAatgctgctgctgccaccaccacccctGGGCCCAGCACTGACAACACTGATAAGGAGCAGCCCTCCTTAAAAATAGAGGGTTCCCAAGGGGAGACTGAGGAGCAAAAGCTACAGAGTAGCACAAGCGGagccaagaagaagaagaaaaagaagaagaagaagcataaGAAATCTGGCAAAGGCTCCAAGCGCAAAGAAAAAGAGAAGGGAGCCGTAGTGGACGGGGACGCGGAAACTGAGATCCTAGGAGAGAAAatcaaaaagaagaaaaaacacaAACGAAAGAAGAGCAAAAACAAAGGTGAAGAGGGAGGTGGTAGTGATAAGGAAAAGCCTAAAGAGGAAAAAGCAGTAGCCGCAACGGTTGCTAGTGCTCCCCCAACACCAGCAGGATCTGCTACAGGAGCGGAACCAGGGAAGAGGAAACGACCAGCCAAAGAAGCACTTCAGAAGTCCGGGGCAGAGGAAGGTGGGGCAGGGAAAGGCTCTGACGAGGCCAAGCCCTCTGACGAGCACAACGGCACCAAGCGTCTGAAGACAGACCCCAGCGCCCCACCCAGCGCTTCCTGCTCCTCCTCGGCCCAGAAGAGCCCCGGGCCAGGCAGACCACCCAGCAGTGAGAGTGAGGAGGAAGGAGGTGGAGGCTCAGCTTCCCGATCCAGCCGCCGCAGGTCCACGCCCCGGGAGGGGCGCCGGCACCAGAGCGACGACTCCGGCCGCTCCCGAAGCCGCTCGTCGCGTCGGGGAGACGGGCGAGGGAGCAGCCGGCGGCGGCACCGCGGCCAGGCCTCCCGTAGCCAGTCAGACTCCAGCAGCTCGGAGCGCTCCTCGAGCGCCTACAGCCGGCGCAGCCGCAGCTACTCAGACAGTTACAGTGACGACAGTGACGGGGGGCGCCACCGGAGACACTCTAAACGCTCCTCTGACTCCGAGTACGATCGACGGGGGAGCGGCGGGCGGCGGCGCTCCAGAAGACGTCACTACTCTTCCTCGTCCTCGGAGGACTCTCGCTCTCGCTCACGCAGCCACAGCCGCAGGAAGAGGCACCAGCGGCGGGACCGGAGCAGCTCTCGGAGCTCTAGCAGCAGGAGCCGCAGCAGCAGCGCCAGGTCGTGGAGACGCAGCTACAGCCGCAGCTCAGCCAGCCGCTCCTCCAGCTCCACCAAGGGCTCCCCTCACCGGGGTCGTGGAGGCCAGGGGGACCACAGGGGCCGGGCAGACAGTGCCACACGGCGCCGAGACTTCAACCGCTCCTGCATCTACCGTTCCCAGTCCCCCCGCTCTGCCTCATCACGAGCCCCAAACCGCAACAGCAGCTCCCAGAGCCAGAGGGCAGGGGGGTCccggggagaaggagggggagaccaGAGGAACTCTTCCTCACACTTCACCGCCCGCCAGCTTCTGGATAAGATCCAGTCCAGGAAGGGATCTGATGTCCCAACCACAGGGACCAAGTCTGGCGCCAAGATCAAGGACCCACCATCGGGCTACTTTGGGCCCAAACTGCCTCCAGCTCTGGGCAATAAGTCCATGCTGCCCCTGTTCGGTAAGCTGCAGGCAGGGAAGAAATTCCCTGCGATCCCCCTGACCCGGCCCGATGGTGGAGAGAAGTCATCAGCAGGGAAAGGTTCAGATGCCGGAGGAGAGGTCATCCTGATGGAGCCCATCCGGGAGTTCCCCCCACCGCCTCCCCCTCAACCAGCTCATAAGAAGGTGGAGGAGACGGTAGTAGTAGTCCAGGAGGCCCGCCACCTCACCCTGGACACGCGGGTACTTCATGAGCCCCGGCCGCTGTTCCATCAGGAACCCTCCATGCTGATGCCCCCATACCAGGGTGAGCCGGGACAGGACCCCTCCCAGAACCCCATGATGGAGCCCCTCATGCCCGACATGCAGCAGCAGCCACCCCCCATGCACGCCTACCCCAACTACCCCCCGCCCagcctggaggaggaggacatgggTGTGGAGGCAGAGGAGAACAGTCTGGCCCCGCTGGAGAGCCAGCCCATCACCTTCACCCCAGAGGAGATGGAGAAGTACGGCAAGCTGCAGCAGGCCGCCCAGCAGCACATCCAGCAGCAGCTCCTGGCCAAGCACATCAAGACCTTCCCCTCAGCCGCAGCAGCACAGGCTGCAGCAAACATGGCTGCAGCAGCGAACCATCTGCAGCCGGCACCCCCTCCCCCCCAGCAGCAGATGATCCAGATCCACCAGCCTGCCGTGTCTGCAGCCTCGGCTACCTCCATCACCACAGTACAACACCTCATCCAGCAGCACCATGCTGCTCAGGCTGCAGCCATGGGCATCCACCCACACGGCCCCCACCCGCACCCCCAGTTAGCCCAGGTCCACCACATCCCCCAGCATCACCTCACCCCCATCTCCCTGTCTCACCTGGGACACTCTCTGGGCCACACTCTGGGCCACCAGCTGGGAGTGGGACACGCTGGACTGATCCCTGCCCATCACACGGCCTTCCTCTCTGGCCAGCCCATACACATTATCCCAGCCTCAGCACTTCATCACCACAGCCCCTTAGCACTCCACCACATACCACACTCATCCCTCTACCCAACGCTGTTCGCCCCCCGGCACTCTAACGCCGCTGCGGCAGCCGCACTGCAGCTCCACCCCTTCCTGCACCCCATCTTCTCAGGGCAGGACCTCCAGCACCCCCCTAACCACGGCTCCTGA
- the gosr2 gene encoding Golgi SNAP receptor complex member 2 has protein sequence MESLYHQTNKQIHEVQSLMGRLENTDRQSVHLLENDLQVRIDQIFSHLERLEILASKEPPNRRQNAKLRVDQLKYDVQHLQTALRNFQHRRYSRESQDREREELMSRTFTTNDADTSIPIDETLQLNSNLNNAHRGMDDLLGSGSSILTGLRDQRGTLKGTHKKMLDVANMLGLSNTVMRLIEKRATQDKFIMIGGMLLTCVVMFLVVKYLG, from the exons ATGGAGTCATTGTACCATCAAACAAATAA GCAAATCCACGAGGTGCAGTCGCTCATGGGACGCCTGGAGAACACAGATCGTCAATCTGTCCACT TGTTGGAGAACGATCTGCAGGTCAGAATCGACCAGATCTTCAGCCATTTGGAACGTCTGGAAATCCTGGCTAGCAAAGAACCGCCAAACCGCCGTCAGAACGCCAAACT GCGGGTAGACCAGCTGAAGTATGATGTTCAGCACCTCCAGACGGCCCTGAGGAACTTCCAGCACCGCCGCTACTCACGAGAGAGCCAGGACCGAGAGAGGGAGGAACTCATGAGTCGTACCTTCACCACCAAC GATGCAGACACCTCCATCCCCATAGACGAGACGTTGCAGTTAAACTCCAACCTGAACAACGCACACAGAGGCATGGACGACCTCCTGGGCAGCGGCAGCAGCATCCTCACCGGACTCAGGGACCAGAGGGGCACgctcaag GGGACCCACAAGAAGATGCTGGATGTGGCCAACATGCTGGGTCTGTCCAACACGGTGATGAGGCTGATCGAGAAGAGGGCCACCCAGGATAAGTTCATCATGATTGGAGGGATGCTGCTCACCTGTGTGGTCATGTTCCTGGTGGTCAAGTACCTGGGCTGA
- the LOC106607324 gene encoding protein Wnt-9b — protein sequence MCSRLPRTACLLRLIELCILLSHTAAYFGLTGREPLVFLPAPFSNEPPTGKAHLKQCEQMTLTRRQKRMCRREPGLAETLRESVRLSLLECRYQFRNERWNCSLDGRGSLLKRGFKETAFLLAVSSAALSHALAKACSSGRMERCTCDDSPGIQHREAWQWGVCGDNLKYSTKFLKKFLGQKRVSKDLRAQIDSHNINVGIRAVKSGLKTTCKCHGVSGSCAVRTCWKQLSPFHDTGRLLKFRYDTAVRVLSVTNTATGETELAGPRRHGQSHRSTDLVFLEDSPSFCRPSRYSPGTAGRSCAKDTSCQSLCCGRGYNTAMHLTTLSCHCQVRWCCHVECQTCVREEEVYTCKNT from the exons ATGTGCTCTAGGCTCCCAAGGACCGCCTGCCTACTGCGACTCATTGAGCTCTGCATCCTCCTTTCGCACACTGCAGCATATTTTGG GCTGACAGGCCGAGAGCCCTTGGTCTTTTTGCCTGCCCCGTTCTCCAATGAACCCCCAACGGGAAAAGCTCACCTGAAACAATGCGAGCAGATGACCCTGACCCGTAGGCAGAAACGAATGTGTCGCCGCGAGCCGGGTTTGGCCGAGACGCTGCGTGAATCAGTGCGTCTCAGCCTCTTGGAGTGCCGCTATCAATTCCGGAACGAGCGCTGGAACTGTAGCTTGGACGGCCGCGGGAGTCTTCTGAAAAGAG GCTTCAAGGAGACGGCCTTTCTCCTTGCGGTGTCTTCAGCGGCATTGTCCCACGCACTAGCAAAGGCTTGCAGCTCAGGCCGAATGGAGAGGTGCACATGCGATGACTCCCCAGGAATACAGCATCGCGAGGCATGGCAGTGGGGGGTCTGCGGTGACAACTTGAAATACAGCACCAAATTTCTCAAGAAGTTCTTGGGCCAGAAGAGGGTCAGCAAAGACCTGAGGGCGCAGATCGACTCCCACAACATTAACGTTGGAATtcgg GCAGTGAAGAGTGGCCTGAAGACTACCTGTAAGTGTCACGGCGTCTCCGGCTCCTGTGCCGTGCGGACCTGCTGGAAGCAGCTGTCCCCGTTCCACGACACCGGGCGGCTGCTCAAGTTCCGCTACGACACGGCCGTGCGTGTGCTGAGCGTCACCAACACGGCCACCGGGGAGACGGAGCTGGCGGGGCCGCGTCGCCACGGCCAGAGCCACCGCTCCACTGACCTGGTGTTCCTGGAGGACTCCCCCAGCTTCTGCAGGCCGTCACGCTACTCTCCCGGCACGGCCGGACGCTCCTGTGCCAAGGACACCAGCTGCCAGAGCCTTTGCTGCGGGCGCGGCTACAACACGGCCATGCACCTCACCACCCTCTCCTGCCACTGCCAGGTGCGCTGGTGCTGCCATGTAGAGTGCCAAACCTGTGTCAGGGAGGAGGAAGTGTACACCTGCAAAAATACCTga
- the LOC106607323 gene encoding ADP-ribosylation factor 2: MGNMFAGLFKNLFGKKEMRILMVGLDAAGKTTILYKLKLGEIVTTIPTIGFNVETVEYKNISFTVWDVGGQDKIRPLWRHYFQNTQGLIFVVDSNDRERVNEAREELTRMLAEDELRDAVLLVFANKQDLPNAMNAAEITDKLGLHSLRQRNWYIQATCATSGDGLYEGLDWLSNQLKNAK; encoded by the exons ATGGGGAACATGTTTGCAGGCCTGTTTAAGAATCTCTTTGGTAAAAAAGAGATGCGGATTCTGATGGTGGGGCTGGATGCTGCCGGCAAGACCACCATCCTGTACAAGCTCAAACTGGGAGAGATCGTCACCACCATCCCTACCATCG GTTTTAACGTTGAGACGGTAGAATACAAGAACATCAGCTTCACTGTGTGGGATGTGGGCGGTCAGGACAAGATCAGGCCTCTGTGGCGGCACTACTTCCAGAACACCCAAG GTCTGATCTTTGTGGTGGACAGTAACGATAGGGAGAGAGTGAATGAAGCGCGGGAGGAGCTGACAAGGATGCTGGCTGAGGACGAGCTAAGGGACGCTGTGCTGCTTGTGTTCGCTAACAAACAG GACCTCCCCAACGCTATGAACGCAGCGGAGATCACAGACAAGCTGGGCCTGCACTCCCTGCGCCAGCGTAACTGGTACATCCAGGCAACCTGCGCTACCAGCGGGGATGGGCTCTACGAGGGCCTCGACTGGCTCTCCAACCAGCTAAAGAACGCAAAATGA